Below is a genomic region from Methylobacterium sp. FF17.
TCCAGGTAGGTGGCGGCGGCAAACATCAGCTCCCACCACACGAGCCCGTCCTTCGCCCGCACGAGGCGGCCGCCGACGATGGTGATGACGTCGTCGGCCGCCGGCGGCTGCCAGCCGAGCAAGGCCGCGCGTGCAAAGCTCTTGACCGCCTCGACGTCGGCTGCCGCCGCCGCGCCCTGGCCGTCCGAGACGTTCTCCACGACCAGCAGGACCGTGACGTCGATCTCCATCCGCTGAAGCGGGGGGCCGTTCATCCGCTCGTTCTCGGACGCCGCTTCCTCGGTGACGTAGACGTAGGCCGCCGGTGTCGCGTTGGGCGCGCCGGTTCCAAGCGAGGCGAGCTGTGCCGCCCCCTCGACCAGGGCGAAGGGCGAGCTGGGCGCCCCCTGGAGGCGCTGGATGATCTGCGCGACCATCATGGCGCGCCATCCGCCGGGCTGGTGTCGGCGACGTGATCAGCCAGGATCGCGAGGATCTCGACTTTGTCGGCGTCGCTGATGCCGAGATAGGGGCGCGCCGGGATGCGGATGGAGTGCGCCGGAACGGTGAAGGCCTTGGTGTGCTTCGACTTGGCCCGCGTGCTGGCCCGAGCGAAGCGCAGGCGCGACCCGACGCGCCGGCCATCCTTGGCGGTCGCCGCGCCCTGGCTCGCCACGATGAAGGTGGCGCTTGCCTGGCGCTCGGGCCGAACGATATCGCCGCCGAACTGATGGATGCCGGCATAGACCACGTTGGTGCCGACCTCGACGGCGCCGCTGTCGGCGGCGAAGGTCAGGCTGGCATAGAGGCGCCCGCGATCGCGCAGCAGCACGCCTGGTCGCCGGCTCTCCGGCATGCGCTTGCGGGTCGACGGGGCGAAGGGCGCCCACGCCTGCCCGTCCGGCCCGGACTGAGCCTGGAACCGGTTCTGCGTCGAGAACAGCAGGGCCCCGCCGATGTCCTCGAACGCGGGACGCATGTCGCGGCCGGTGTCGGCCAGGCGCTGGATGCCGGCTGCGATCTCGGCGTCCGAGACCTCGATGCGGATGCTGGTGCCCGACATCAGAAGCCCCGCAGGCTGTCGCGGGTGAAGACGGGCCGGGAGCCAGTAACGCGACCGGCCGAGCCCTCGGCCGCCGGCGGCGTCACGCCGCCATCATCGAGCTTCACGCGTCCGAGAGCGACGTCCTTCAGCCAGGTCACCGCCTCGCTGTAGGCGCGTGTCACGGGGCTATCCTTGTCGGCCGCCTTGCCGTGCAGATAGTACCGGGCGACGTCGGCCGTCAGCTTCACCAGGTGCTCCGGCACGCTGGCGAGCGGCAGGGCATAGACCTTCGACACGTAGCCATCGATCATGCTGGTGGCGTCGCCGAGCGCCCGCGCCACGGTGACGTCGTTGATGACGCTGGCGGGCTTGTTCGTGCGATCCGTGAGCTGCACCAGCTCGGTTTCGCCGAAGCGCTCGATGAGGTCGGACTTCTGGGCGTAGGTCATCGCGGGGTCTGGGCGAGCGGCTGGAAGTTGAGCGGCCAGCACCAGGTGTTGGCTGTCGTGCCTTGGCGGATGGCCTCGGGCAGGGGGCGGGGCGGCTGCCCCGGCTCGAACACGGTCAGGGTGACCATGTCGCCGCCGTCACCGGCCTCGAACACGCCGGTGACGATGCCGGCGATCGGCGCGGCGGTGGCCGGGCTGATCCAGTGGACTGTGCGCCCGACAGTCGGGCGCGGCCCGATCACGGGAAGGCCCGGATGATTAGCATCGGCTCCGCCGACAGCGCCTCCATCTCGGCGGGTGAGAAATCCCGGGTGCGCCGGAGCGTCGGCACGGCCGGGTGCGCCACACCGGCCCGGCGGAACCCGTCCTGGCGGGAGACCACCACGAGATCGAAGCCCTCCGCCAGGAGCGCGTCCGTGCCCTCGGCCGTGCCCGGCAGGGGCGCGGCCAGCTTTGCGCCGGTGATGGCGACCATGGCGAGATCGCGGGCGGTGTCGCGCTGGGCCGCGATGTCGTGGCGCAGCAGCTCGGGATCGGCCCGGAGCAGTAGCTTGGGATCGACGACGCGGCCGACGTCTTCCCGGCGGTGGCGACCCTCGGCTGAGCCGAACGACCCATCACGGGTCATGATGTTCGGCGGGATGCCGGCGGCTAGGCCTACCTCGGTCTCGACATCGCCGGCGGGCGCGTCGCCGAGCTGCTGCCGGTTTGCAGCAAGCTCCGAGAACACGACACGATCGGCAACGTCTCCGGTGCGCATCGCATCGGCCAAGGGCTCGGAGGCGGGGCCGCTGCCCACGCCGGGCGCGCGGAGCGCCGAGCCCGCGACGTCCTCGGCCGCACGCGCGGCCGCCTCGGGGCGACCGGCCAGCAGTTCGGCGGCGGCGGCCTCGGACGCATCGTGGTTGAGGGCCGGCATAGCGCCACCCTGCGCGGCCGCGATAGCAGCGGCCGAAACTTCGGAGGCGGCACCGCCGGCCGCCTCCCCGGAGACGGACGACGCGGCGCCCGCCGTCCCCGTATCCGCCACCGACCTGGCGGCGCCGGGCTTCGGGGCGGTTTCCGTGATCTGTCTGCTGGCCTTCGCCATGGTGCTTCCTCGGGATCAGGGGCTGGGCAGCGTCGGAGCCGACGCGCCGGTTTCAGGCGGGGGTCAGGCGAGCCAGGGAACGACCAGCAGCTCGGCGGTGCCCTTCCACTGGTTGGTCTCGCCGCCGGGCCCGTACTCGCTGTTCAGGAGCTTGCGGGCGGCGCCTTCCTGGGCTGGCCCGCAGATCAGCAGGTTGCCGGAGATCCCCAGGGGTCGGCCGTAGTCCGCCTTCATCGTCGCGAGGCCGACGCGGGCCGCTTCATAGTGGGCAGCGTCCAGAGCCTGCCTGGAGCCCCAGGCGAGCTGCCAGAACCCGAAGCCGACGTTGCACCGCCCATCCGTGCCGTACCGGTATTCCTTCCGGTTGAAGACGACTTCGTCGGTCGGCGCATCCATGCGGGTCAGCGTGAAGGGCCGGCGGCTCTGGAAGATGATCGGCTTGATCGCCCGCGATGCGTCGATCAGGAACCACGGCGCGCCCGTGCCGCCATCGGTGTTCGCGACCGACACCGGCACGCCGTTGGCATCGAGCACGGGATGATCGATGTCGAAGAAGAACTGACCGTCGAAGCACAGGGTGGTGAAGCCCGCTGCCAGGAGCGCCCAGACCAGCTCGTCGGGGAAGGTCGCGGACTGGCGGCCGAACTCGGAGAAGATCGGCCCGTAGATCCCGAGGTTGTCGTCATCGAGGTCATCGCGGCTGACGCCGATCGTGCTCTCGAAGGACCGGTTGCGGATCGTGTAGCCGTGGGTCTCCAGGTTCTGGACGACGCGATCGCCGATCCACTCCCGGATGCGCGGGAACTGCCCGAGCCAGCCGTACTCGTTCGAGCGGGTCGAGGACGGCACCGTCAGGGCCGCTCGGGTATAGAGCGGCCGCACCCCGTCGAAGGCGTTTTGAAACGCCGTTGAAAAGCCGGTGTAGAGCGTGCGCAGGTTCGCGTTGTTGATGATCATGGTGCGGCGGACCTCAGGAGAACTTCACCCAGACGCCGAGCTGATCGACGTCGAAGATCGTCCCGGCCACGGGCCGGGCGGCGGATGCGGAGGTCAGCGCCACGGTCTGATCGTCGACCACGTAGCAGGGCTGCCCGATGTCCTTCAGGCCGATGAGGTCGGCGCCGGCGGAGTTGCCGTATTGGAAGATGCCGGTCTGCACCCGCGCGAGGACGGCGCCGTTGGCGCCGGCCGCGTTGTTCACGCGCTGCTCGGCGCGGCCGAGGACGCGGTGCGCGGCGACGGCCGCCGCCGGGACCGCGAAGCCCGACGCGTCGACCGCGACCATGCTGCCGCCATGGATGGTGGCGCCGGCCTTCACCGGCGGCTCGCGCGTGTCGCCCGAGCGGGCGACAGTGCTGCGGTTGGTGGTGAGCGCGACCATGTCAGAGAGCCCCTTCGCCAAGGCCCTGGGCGGCCTTGTTCTTCTTGAATGCCTCGGGATCGACACCCATCAGCGCGACCAGGC
It encodes:
- a CDS encoding phage tail terminator protein; this encodes MMVAQIIQRLQGAPSSPFALVEGAAQLASLGTGAPNATPAAYVYVTEEAASENERMNGPPLQRMEIDVTVLLVVENVSDGQGAAAAADVEAVKSFARAALLGWQPPAADDVITIVGGRLVRAKDGLVWWELMFAAATYLEGTA
- a CDS encoding gp436 family protein translates to MTYAQKSDLIERFGETELVQLTDRTNKPASVINDVTVARALGDATSMIDGYVSKVYALPLASVPEHLVKLTADVARYYLHGKAADKDSPVTRAYSEAVTWLKDVALGRVKLDDGGVTPPAAEGSAGRVTGSRPVFTRDSLRGF
- a CDS encoding Mu-like prophage major head subunit gpT family protein translates to MIINNANLRTLYTGFSTAFQNAFDGVRPLYTRAALTVPSSTRSNEYGWLGQFPRIREWIGDRVVQNLETHGYTIRNRSFESTIGVSRDDLDDDNLGIYGPIFSEFGRQSATFPDELVWALLAAGFTTLCFDGQFFFDIDHPVLDANGVPVSVANTDGGTGAPWFLIDASRAIKPIIFQSRRPFTLTRMDAPTDEVVFNRKEYRYGTDGRCNVGFGFWQLAWGSRQALDAAHYEAARVGLATMKADYGRPLGISGNLLICGPAQEGAARKLLNSEYGPGGETNQWKGTAELLVVPWLA
- a CDS encoding HI1506-related protein, coding for MAKASRQITETAPKPGAARSVADTGTAGAASSVSGEAAGGAASEVSAAAIAAAQGGAMPALNHDASEAAAAELLAGRPEAAARAAEDVAGSALRAPGVGSGPASEPLADAMRTGDVADRVVFSELAANRQQLGDAPAGDVETEVGLAAGIPPNIMTRDGSFGSAEGRHRREDVGRVVDPKLLLRADPELLRHDIAAQRDTARDLAMVAITGAKLAAPLPGTAEGTDALLAEGFDLVVVSRQDGFRRAGVAHPAVPTLRRTRDFSPAEMEALSAEPMLIIRAFP
- a CDS encoding phage virion morphogenesis protein, whose translation is MSGTSIRIEVSDAEIAAGIQRLADTGRDMRPAFEDIGGALLFSTQNRFQAQSGPDGQAWAPFAPSTRKRMPESRRPGVLLRDRGRLYASLTFAADSGAVEVGTNVVYAGIHQFGGDIVRPERQASATFIVASQGAATAKDGRRVGSRLRFARASTRAKSKHTKAFTVPAHSIRIPARPYLGISDADKVEILAILADHVADTSPADGAP